A single region of the Lycium barbarum isolate Lr01 chromosome 2, ASM1917538v2, whole genome shotgun sequence genome encodes:
- the LOC132627413 gene encoding NAC domain-containing protein 17-like, whose amino-acid sequence MKLLMDSSTPSSSSACKEIDVFGENNVFPPGFRFHPTDEELVVYYLKRKICRRSILLDAIAETDVYKWEPEDLPDLSKLKTGDRQWFFFSPRDRKYPNGARSNRGTKHGYWKATGKDRIITCNSRAVGVKKTLVFYRGRAPVGERTDWVMHEYTMDEDELKRCQTAQDYYALYKVFKKSGPGPKNGEQYGAPFREEDWVDDESPNSKVHVQQENSAKHLNVVPATDDVLEELLNRIVYEPVLLEPFAVDNNFALEQFVQEEDTESTLLDQSSREVNLYNHCAVAGPSCQQYNRRASFDLTQSDTSQLHLHEAPEVSSSPLNPEKPLHVVEEDFLEDFLEMDDLLVPEPSVQNFDNQTPNSQVFDNPAGKPEIVQFDDFDGLTEFDLYHDAPLLLDNVETPMVGQSAEPSVNNFVNGIGYPDSTTFMSTFQNDMMNNQQMLLNHENQINQLWTHDEGFNVFNPIEGDQSVVHQASSGVVYDNNMANHPMGANQNLAKKDDGTQSWFSSNLWAFVDSIPTTPASAAESALVVNRAFERMSSFSKMKLNVANMNVATGNTSATSSSSGKSKYGFLCFSLLGVLCAILWVLIGTSAQMVGRYISS is encoded by the exons atgaagctttTGATGGATTCATcaacaccatcatcatcatcagcttGTAAAGAAATTGATGTTTTTGGAGAAAATAATGTTTTCCCACCTGGATTCAGGTTTCACCCAACAGATGAGGAACTTGTTGTGTACTATTTAAAGAGGAAGATCTGTAGGCGAAGTATTTTGCTTGATGCAATTGCTGAGACTGATGTGTACAAGTGGGAACCTGAGGATTTGCCTG ATTTGTCTAAGTTAAAAACTGGGGACAGGCAGTGGTTCTTCTTTAGTCCCAGAGATCGAAAATATCCCAATGGAGCACGGTCAAACAGGGGAACAAAGCACGGGTATTGGAAAGCTACTGGAAAAGATCGTATTATTACATGTAACTCTCGTGCTGTTGGAGTCAAGAAGACGCTGGTCTTTTATAGAGGACGAGCACCAGTAGGTGAACGAACAGACTGGGTGATGCATGAATACACCATGGATGAAGACGAGCTGAAGAGGTGCCAGACTGCACAGGACTACTATGCACTTTACAAGGTTTTCAAGAAGAGTGGGCCCGGCCCCAAGAATGGTGAGCAATACGGTGCACCATTTAGAGAGGAGGACTGGGTTGATGATGAGTCCCCGAATTCCAAAGTCCATGTACAGCAGGAGAATTCTGCAAAGCACCTTAATGTAGTTCCTGCTACTGATGATGTACTTGAGGAACTGCTGAACCGTATTGTGTATGAGCCTGTGCTTCTTGAGCCTTTTGCCGTAGATAACAATTTTGCATTGGAACAATTTGTACAAGAGGAAGATACTGAAAGTACCTTGCTAGATCAGTCTTCGAGGGAAGTTAATTTGTACAATCATTGTGCTGTCGCCGGCCCAAGCTGCCAGCAGTATAATAGGAGGGCAAGCTTTGACCTGACACAGTCAGACACATCACAGTTACATTTGCACGAGGCACCAGAGGTCTCATCTTCTCCTTTGAATCCTGAAAAGCCACTACACGTGGTGGAAGAGGATTTCCTGGAAGATTTTCTGGAGATGGATGACCTTCTTGTGCCCGAACCAAGTGTCCAAAACTTTGATAATCAAACACCAAACAGTCAAGTCTTTGACAACCCTGCTGGAAAACCGGAGATTGTGCAGTTTGATGACTTTGATGGCTTAACAGAGTTCGACCTGTATCATGATGCACCTTTGCTTCTTGATAATGTGGAGACACCAATGGTGGGGCAAAGTGCTGAACCATCCGTGAACAACTTTGTAAACGGGATTGGATACCCAGATTCCACTACATTCATGAGCACTTTCCAAAATGACATGATGAACAACCAGCAGATGCTcttgaatcatgaaaaccagatAAATCAATTATGGACACATGATGAAGGATTCAACGTCTTTAACCCCATTGAAGGAGATCAATCAGTTGTTCATCAAGCATCTTCAG GTGTGGTATATGATAATAATATGGCAAATCATCCTATGGGCGCTAATCAAAATCTAGCCAAAAAGGATGATGGTACGCAGTCGTGGTTCTCCTCTAATTTGTGGGCTTTCGTGgattctatacccacaactccTGCTTCAGCTGCTGAAAGTGCTCTAGTAGTTAACAGGGCCTTTGAGCGTATGTCTAGCTTTAGTAAGATGAAATTAAATGTCGCGAACATGAATGTTGCTACAGGTAATACCTCTGCAACTTCAAGTAGTTCGGGCAAATCCAAATATGGATTTTTATGTTTTTCTTTACTTGGAGTACTTTGTGCAATCTTGTGGGTGTTAATAGGAACTTCTGCCCAGATGGTGGGGAGATATATATCGTCTTAA